The Brassica oleracea var. oleracea cultivar TO1000 chromosome C6, BOL, whole genome shotgun sequence genome includes a region encoding these proteins:
- the LOC106299508 gene encoding 21 kDa seed protein-like → MNPKFYVLLVLAAVLATTANAGGPVLDTDGDFILDGGSYYVLPIFSGGGLTLTPRGGNQCPLYIGQEYSDVNRGIPVRFSNCRSKFGFVLESVHLNIEMDVKATICVQSTYWWVAESDMAIKKFFVVAGPKPEPGEESLKSFFQIKKTKYFHNGYTIAFCPNDNDCIDVGIFVDEYGVWRLALSPTPFPVMFVKATGTETSSKTM, encoded by the coding sequence ATGAACCCTAAATTTTACGTCCTTCTTGTCTTAGCCGCTGTTTTGGCCACGACCGCAAACGCTGGCGGACCAGTTCTCGACACTGATGGTGATTTCATACTCGACGGCGGCAGTTACTACGTTCTCCCCATCTTCTCCGGTGGCGGTTTAACTCTCACCCCCCGTGGTGGCAACCAATGTCCCCTCTATATCGGACAGGAATATTCAGATGTCAATAGGGGTATTCCCGTAAGATTTTCAAACTGTAGGTCTAAATTTGGGTTCGTTCTCGAGTCAGTTCACCTCAACATCGAGATGGATGTCAAAGCTACGATCTGTGTTCAGTCAACTTATTGGTGGGTCGCTGAGTCCGACATGGCCATCAAGAAGTTCTTTGTAGTGGCTGGTCCTAAGCCAGAACCTGGAGAAGAATCGTTGAAGAGCTTCTTTCAGATCAAGAAAACTAAATATTTTCATAACGGCTACACAATTGCGTTTTGTCCTAACGATAATGATTGCATAGATGTCGGGATATTTGTTGACGAATATGGCGTTTGGCGTTTGGCTTTAAGCCCTACGCCATTCCCGGTTATGTTCGTGAAAGCTACTGGAACAGAGACTTCGTCCAAGACTATGTAG
- the LOC106299662 gene encoding putative serine carboxypeptidase-like 52: MSVPYHKNNSISGYRSLIFSGDHDMAVPYLGTQAWIRSLNYSIIDDWRPWMINDQIAGYTRTYANKMTFATIKARRWAHAELQNRWFLICYFILTIPEIHFFKLK, encoded by the exons ATGAG CGTACCTTACCATAAGAATAACAGTATCAGTGGCTATCGTTCTCTCATCTTCAG TGGTGATCACGATATGGCAGTGCCTTATCTTGGAACCCAAGCTTGGATAAGGTCTCTCAACTATTCTATTATCGATGACTGGAGGCCATGGATGATCAACGATCAAATCGCTGG ATACACAAGGACTTATGCAAATAAGATGACATTTGCTACTATCAAAGCAA GGAGGTGGGCACACGCCGAGTTACAAAATAGATGGTTTCTAATATGTTATTTCATCCTGACAATCCCAGAAATACACTTCTTCAAGTTGAAGTGA
- the LOC106296618 gene encoding kunitz-type serine protease inhibitor DrTI-like gives MNPMFYFLLAFTTVLAATANAGPVLDTDGDIIFDGSYYVLPLIWGPTGGGLTLVSRLGNQCPLFIGQEGSEVNRGIPVKFSNWKSRVGFVPEEENLNIKMDVEPTICAQSAYWWVTPAPSPWRSLFIAAGPKPEAGGEDSSRSFFQIKKTQAKLNAYKFVYCSDGNDCIDVGTNVEGGVRGLVIGSTPPFGYPFEVVFVKATEKETSSKTMSII, from the coding sequence ATGAATCCTATGTTTTACTTCCTTCTTGCCTTTACCACTGTTTTGGCCGCGACCGCAAACGCTGGACCAGTTCTCGACACTGATGGTGATATCATATTCGACGGCAGTTACTACGTTCTCCCCCTCATCTGGGGCCCTACAGGTGGCGGCCTAACTCTCGTCTCCCGTCTTGGCAACCAGTGTCCCCTCTTTATCGGACAGGAGGGTTCAGAGGTCAACAGGGGTATTCCCGTGAAATTCTCAAACTGGAAGTCCAGAGTTGGGTTCGTCCCCGAAGAAGAGAACCTCAACATCAAGATGGATGTCGAACCTACGATCTGCGCTCAGTCAGCTTATTGGTGGGTCACTCCAGCCCCCAGTCCCTGGAGGTCGTTGTTCATAGCGGCTGGTCCTAAGCCAGAAGCTGGAGGAGAAGATTCTTCGAGGAGTTTCTTCCAGATCAAGAAAACTCAAGCCAAACTTAACGCTTACAAGTTTGTGTATTGTAGTGACGGTAACGACTGCATCGATGTCGGTACAAACGTGGAAGGTGGCGTTCGGGGTTTGGTTATAGGCTCTACCCCTCCATTCGGTTACCCATTCGAGGTTGTGTTCGTGAAAGCTACTGAGAAAGAGACTTCATCCAAGACTATGTCTATTATCTGA
- the LOC106298129 gene encoding uncharacterized protein LOC106298129 yields MASSDVVLGHSTFDALRLGRSAQMIVGRLLRFWDSKNIKKQGEFMGITLLFLDEKNSVIHGFIPAGRAPFYRPSLRAGSVVRVSRFEVARCTNMYKITDHPFVIRFIPQTTIAEVIENAPVINVEKFMLRSFDPLQALANTNLELPDVVGQIHKEIEKSGATLHCNRCFNSNITGVVRYRVELLVDDGNNYAIVVVLNKEMLKLTKQDAANLLLNEVISKPQTLIKTVAITQISIQLQVNSGVNGKLPKCIEELEGQTFIFHIRVSPSNSASSRCPFTVSAISGQITTEDFNNNETPDTVRKFGEASTSDSASNTSTVEVEQGGRKDALE; encoded by the exons ATGGCTTCCTCCGATGTTGTTCTCGGTCACTCCACCTTCGATGCTCTCCGACTGGGTAGATCTGCCCAGATGATTGTTGGTCGTCTCCTCCGTTTCTGGGACTCGAAAAACATCAAGAAGCAAGGTGAATTCATGGGCATCACTCTCCTCTTCCTTGACGAGAAG AATTCCGTCATACATGGATTCATTCCTGCTGGTCGCGCTCCTTTTTACCGTCCGTCCTTGCGAGCGGGTTCAGTTGTTAGAGTCTCCCGCTTTGAAGTTGCAAGATGTACAAATATGTACAAAATTACGGATCACCCTTTTGTGATCCGGTTCATCCCCCAGACAACCATTGCTGAAGTTATCGAAAATGCTCCTGTCATCAACGTTGAGAAATTCATGCTGCGTTCGTTTGACCCCCTCCAAGCTCTCGCGAACACTAATTTGGAACTTCCAG ATGTTGTTGGGCAAATTCA CAAAGAAATTGAGAAATCTGGCGCAACTCTCCACTGCAACCGATGCTTTAATTCCAATATCACCGGTGTTGTGAG GTACCGTGTAGAATTATTGGTTGATGATGGGAATAATTATGCCATTGTTGTCGTGTTAAACAAGGAGATGCTCAAACTCACTAAGCAAGACGCAGCTAATCTGCTTCTCAATGAGGTTATTTCAAAGCCACAAACACTTATCAAAACTGTTGCAATCACTCAGATCTCAATACAACTACAGGTCAATAGTGGTGTCAATGGGAAACTCCCTAAATGCATTGAGGAACTTGAAGGGCAGACATTTATTTTCCATATACGTGTCTCGCCCAGCAATTCGGCTTCTTCCCGCTGCCCTTTCACAGTCTCTGCAATCAGTGGGCAGATTACCACAGAG GATTTCAACAACAATGAAACCCCAGATACTGTAAGGAAATTCGGCGAAGCATCCACTTCCGATTCTGCCAGCAACACGTCAACCGTTGAAGTCGAACAAGGTGGACGCAAAGACGCACTTGAGTGA